Proteins from one Mycolicibacter virginiensis genomic window:
- a CDS encoding DUF4129 domain-containing protein: protein MPTVDVDREAAREAAERELAKPMYPRPSPKQQFLDFIETLVRRLVLKGAELPGGWFTISVLLIVLAAAVVAAVHVSRRMLHDGHRGDPLYGATQLSAAEHRAAAQLHAAAGDWVEAIRHRLRAVARGLEENGVLHPATGRTATELARDAGAALPALAGELFRAAETFNDVNYGELPATPEGYRIVTELDERVQATTQARQYR from the coding sequence GTGCCCACCGTCGACGTCGACCGCGAAGCCGCCCGCGAAGCGGCCGAACGCGAGCTGGCAAAACCGATGTACCCGCGGCCGTCGCCCAAGCAGCAGTTCCTCGACTTCATCGAGACGCTGGTACGGCGGTTGGTGCTCAAGGGTGCGGAGTTGCCCGGCGGATGGTTCACCATCAGCGTGTTGCTGATCGTCCTCGCGGCGGCCGTGGTGGCCGCCGTCCACGTCAGCCGTCGCATGCTGCACGACGGCCACCGCGGCGATCCGTTGTACGGCGCAACACAGCTCAGCGCCGCCGAACATCGCGCCGCCGCGCAACTGCATGCCGCAGCGGGCGATTGGGTCGAGGCGATCCGGCACCGCCTGCGGGCCGTGGCTCGCGGGCTCGAGGAGAACGGGGTCTTGCATCCCGCCACGGGCCGCACCGCCACCGAACTGGCCCGCGACGCCGGTGCGGCGCTACCCGCCCTGGCCGGTGAGCTGTTCCGGGCCGCCGAGACGTTCAACGACGTCAACTACGGCGAGCTGCCCGCCACCCCGGAGGGATATCGGATCGTCACAGAACTCGATGAGCGGGTGCAGGCCACAACACAGGCTCGGCAGTACCGATGA
- a CDS encoding DUF4350 domain-containing protein yields MTTRRRTWLWVAAALAVIVAVSAVGAYLTTPRPGGRMDPDATGPEGAHALVTLLRHRGVEVVPAATVDDVALQARPDTLVLVAQTPRIAGNELMNRLADLPGDLLLVAPDALARKALASGIRSGPARAYTHQPDCGLREAQRAGAVDLRTTATYVATKGHSLESCYDGALVRYRDGKRTITVIGSETFMTNADLAREGNAALAMNLAGTSDRLIWYAPQHIQGAKSGKAAIAGLIPPNLRWLFWQLCVALALAAIWKGRRLGPLVAEQLPVVVRASETVEGLGRLYRSHRARDRAAAALRTAALRRLAPRLGLGPGPEPPALVAAVSTRIGAHPDWLWNLLFGPPPESDEALIALAHALDDIERQVTHS; encoded by the coding sequence ATGACGACCAGGCGGCGGACATGGCTGTGGGTCGCGGCGGCCTTGGCCGTGATCGTGGCGGTTTCGGCGGTGGGCGCCTACCTGACCACACCGCGGCCGGGCGGCCGAATGGATCCCGATGCCACCGGCCCCGAGGGTGCGCACGCATTGGTGACACTGCTGCGTCACCGTGGGGTCGAGGTTGTGCCCGCCGCAACCGTCGATGACGTTGCCCTGCAGGCACGTCCCGACACGTTGGTCTTGGTGGCCCAGACCCCGCGCATCGCCGGCAACGAGCTGATGAACCGGCTGGCCGATCTGCCCGGCGACCTGCTTCTGGTGGCACCGGACGCCCTGGCCCGCAAGGCCCTCGCGTCCGGCATTCGGTCCGGCCCCGCACGGGCGTACACCCACCAGCCCGATTGCGGCCTGCGCGAGGCGCAACGGGCCGGAGCCGTCGACCTGCGCACCACTGCGACCTATGTTGCAACCAAAGGCCATTCACTGGAAAGCTGCTACGACGGTGCCCTAGTGCGCTACCGCGACGGCAAGCGGACCATCACCGTGATCGGCAGCGAGACGTTCATGACCAACGCCGACCTGGCCCGGGAAGGCAACGCCGCGCTGGCTATGAACCTTGCCGGCACCTCCGATCGCCTGATCTGGTATGCGCCCCAACATATTCAAGGCGCAAAATCAGGGAAAGCCGCGATTGCCGGCCTGATCCCACCGAACCTACGATGGCTGTTCTGGCAACTGTGTGTGGCACTGGCCCTGGCCGCCATTTGGAAGGGCCGCCGACTCGGCCCCCTGGTCGCCGAACAATTACCCGTCGTCGTCCGCGCATCGGAGACCGTCGAAGGGCTCGGCCGGCTCTACCGCTCGCACCGGGCCCGCGATCGAGCAGCCGCCGCCCTGCGCACTGCCGCCCTGCGCCGACTGGCTCCGCGCCTGGGGTTGGGCCCGGGACCCGAACCGCCCGCGTTGGTCGCGGCAGTGTCGACACGCATTGGGGCGCACCCCGACTGGTTGTGGAACTTGCTGTTCGGTCCGCCTCCGGAATCCGACGAAGCCCTGATCGCCCTGGCCCACGCACTCGACGACATCGAAAGGCAGGTCACCCACTCGTGA